A region of Blastocatellia bacterium DNA encodes the following proteins:
- a CDS encoding helix-turn-helix domain-containing protein has protein sequence MSNIHPEEILPEKVLIERLNVSRTTLWRWRSQGKLACFKLGSKVAYSEKHVRELLEKCERQAIPKKKRGYSLCLTKIISLHLSQTMNDHDLLE, from the coding sequence ATGAGTAATATACACCCAGAAGAAATTTTACCTGAAAAAGTATTAATTGAGCGGTTAAATGTTTCTAGGACAACTCTTTGGCGATGGAGATCGCAAGGTAAACTTGCCTGTTTTAAGCTAGGCTCCAAAGTGGCTTATTCTGAAAAACACGTTAGAGAGCTTTTAGAAAAATGTGAGCGTCAAGCTATCCCCAAAAAGAAAAGAGGCTATAGCTTATGTTTAACAAAAATAATATCCCTTCATTTAAGTCAAACCATGAACGATCACGACTTATTAGAGTAA
- a CDS encoding DUF3987 domain-containing protein gives MGCTRSYRKTEPIKEKGKVTGYQKVIIDSGIEDKRLLIIETEFASVLRVLQRDGNTLSAIIREAWDKGDLRIITKNNPAQATQAHISIIGHITPDELRRYIDRTELGNGFANRFLWLCVKRSKLLPDGGELHKVNFEPSKRVSQSNRIC, from the coding sequence TTGGGCTGTACGCGATCCTATAGAAAAACTGAGCCAATAAAAGAAAAAGGCAAAGTTACAGGTTATCAAAAAGTTATTATTGATAGCGGTATAGAAGATAAACGTTTACTTATAATAGAAACAGAATTTGCTTCCGTGTTAAGGGTGTTACAACGAGATGGCAACACATTGTCAGCGATCATTCGAGAAGCTTGGGATAAAGGCGATTTAAGAATCATCACTAAAAATAATCCTGCTCAAGCAACACAAGCACATATTTCTATCATAGGGCATATTACTCCTGATGAGTTAAGAAGGTATATTGACCGAACAGAATTAGGAAATGGTTTTGCTAACCGGTTTTTGTGGCTATGTGTAAAACGCTCAAAGCTTCTTCCTGATGGTGGTGAGCTTCATAAAGTAAACTTTGAGCCGAGTAAAAGGGTTAGTCAAAGTAATAGAATTTGCTAA
- a CDS encoding DUF3854 domain-containing protein yields MQIRRDTIGKDMSRYIWFSSRDFTDGASSGSPIHFVNVDLAKQTGFAVITEGPLKADICAEKMSLCFIAVAGVSSFNNIFAQQLKKEIPELKTVAIAFDSDWEDKAPVCNAVIRLIDTLKEHNINIKIWSWDTKFKGLDDFILAGGEIV; encoded by the coding sequence ATGCAAATACGTCGAGATACAATAGGAAAAGATATGTCCAGATACATTTGGTTTTCTTCACGTGACTTTACTGATGGTGCAAGTTCTGGCTCTCCAATACATTTTGTTAATGTTGATCTAGCCAAACAAACAGGATTTGCTGTTATAACTGAGGGGCCTCTAAAAGCTGATATTTGTGCTGAAAAAATGAGCCTTTGTTTTATTGCTGTAGCTGGAGTTTCTTCTTTTAACAATATTTTTGCACAACAACTAAAAAAAGAAATTCCTGAGCTTAAAACTGTAGCAATAGCTTTTGATTCAGATTGGGAAGACAAAGCACCTGTTTGTAATGCTGTAATACGGCTGATAGACACACTAAAAGAGCATAACATCAACATAAAAATTTGGTCTTGGGATACTAAATTTAAGGGGCTTGATGATTTTATTCTTGCTGGAGGGGAAATAGTATGA